A window of Candidatus Peribacteraceae bacterium genomic DNA:
TTGCCATCAAGGGTTGGGGGAGAAGGAACTGAAGTACGTACTAGAAGTGTTTGGCTGTTTCTTCGCAGCGTCGGACAGCGCTGCATCCGCAAAGACGAGGACAGTACGGCCCCAATAGGCGATCGTAGGACTTGCGACTTTTTCTGTCCCATCGCCGCCAATCAGACTATGATATTCACGATGAAACGCGCCCTTGTAACGGGTATTACCGGCCAGGACGGGTCGTACCTCGCCGAGCTCCTGCTGGAGAAAGGGTATGAGGTGCACGGCCTGGTGCGGCGCGCCTCCACATTCAACCGCGGGCGCATCGAACACCTCTTCATGGATCCGCATGAGGGGAAAGTCCCCCTCACGCTCCACTATGGTGACTTGGGCGATTCCAGTTCACTGTTGCGCATCCTCCTGGAAACCCGTCCGGACGAGATCTACAACCTGGCTGCACAGAGCCACGTGGGCGTGAGCTTCGAGATGCCGGAGTACACGGGCGACGTGACGGCCATGGGGGCAGCCCGTCTCCTGGAAGCGCTGCGCATCAGCAAGATGCCCGCACGGTTCTACCAGGCGAGCAGCAGCGAGCTCTTCGGCATGGTGAAGGAGTCGCCGCAGAACGAGGAGACGCCGTTCCATCCCCGCAGCCCGTACGGGTGCGCCAAGGCGTTCGCGTTCCACATGACGCGCAATTACCGCGAGGCGTATGGCATGTACGCCGTCAACGGCATCCTCTTCAACCACGAATCACCGCGCCGCGGCGAGAACTTCGTCACGCGCAAGATCACCATGACGCTGGCGCGCATTCTGGCGGGGCAGCAGGATTGCCTGTATCTGGGGAACCTGGACGCCAAGCGCGACTGGGGATACGCCCCCGAGTACGTGGAGGGGATGTGGCGCATGCTGCAGCAGGAGACGCCGGACGATTACGTGCTGGCCACGGGCACCACCGCCTCCGTGCGGGAGTTCCTAGAGTTGTGTTTGCAGCACCTCGATGTCCCGTTTGTGCGGGAGGGCGAGGGGGAGAAGGAACTCTACCGCGACGCGCGCTCGAAGAAGGCCATCGTCGCCGTGGACCCGCGCTACCGCCGGCCTGCGGAAGTGGATCTCCTTATCGGAGACGCCTCCAAGGCGAAGCGGATCCTGGGATGGGAGGCCAAGACCACGCTCTCGGAACTCGCAGCCGTCATGCTGGAGGCGGATTGCGCACGTCTCGGCGTGCCATTCCCCGCGGCGGTCTCCGCTTCCGTCCGCGTGCAGAGGGAATCTCCCCGCCATTCTTCCGCTTTCTGAACCATGTTCAGCGGTGCCCACATTGTCATCACGGGCGGTTCCGGGTTCATAGGGAGTTTTCTCGCGGAGGAGCTGCTCCGCCGCGGCGCAACCGTGCGCGTTCCCCTGCACGGGGGGGACAAAGGCTTCCTCAAGGAGACCGGCGGCATCGAATGGATGGAGGGGGACCTGCGTGATGATGCGTTCTGCATCAGTCTTCTCGAGGGCGCACACCGCTTGTTCCACTTCGCCTCGCGCCGGAAGAACGTGGCCGTGCACCGGCAGCGTGCCGGAGAGATCGCCGCAGACAACATCCGCATGTCCCTCGCCCTCGCGAAGGCGGTCTCCACACATCCGGTTCCCGTCACCTTCATGAGCAGCGCGACGGTTCCCGAGCCATTGTCGCTCCTTTCGGTTTCCGCAGCGTCCGAGACGGACGGCTATGCTTTGGGGAAGGCGGCGAGCGAGATGGTATGGATCGCCGCGTCGCGGCAATACGGGTTCCTGCTGGCCATCCCCCGTCCTGTCGGCATTTACGGTCCCCGCGATACGTTCTCGCAGGAGGGGAATATCATCCCCTCCCTCATGGTCAAGGCGGAGTCCGCAACGGACGCGTTGGACGTGTGGGGGAGCGGCGATGCCGTGCGGTCCTTCCTGTTCGTAGAGGACGTCATTCGCGCCCTGTTCATCCTGGCGGAAGCGGATGTAACGGGAATCCAGTTCATCGTCCCTCCGGAGACAGTGACGGTCCGCGCGCTCGCCGAACGGATCCGGGACTTGGTGCGGCCGGGTCTCCCCCTCCGTTTCGACAGCGCGAAACCCGAAGGGGCGCTATCCCCCGTCTTCCCTCCTCCCCACCCCCTCCTGCAAGGGTTCGCATGGACACCTCTCGCGGCGGGTTTGCAGCGAACGCTCGACTGGTGGAAAGGCGCCCGCTAGCATTCTCCCGATGGACATACCCCGCACCCTCGTCATTATCCCCAGCTTCAACGAGCGCGAAAACATCGGTGCGCTCGTCGAAGAGGTGCTGGCCGTTGCGCCGGGCATTGAAGTGCTGGTGGTGGATGATTCCTCCCCGGACGGGACGGCGGAGACGGTGAGACAGGCGCAAGGCAGGCATCCGGACCGCCTCCATTTGATCGTACGTCAGGGCAAAGGCGGCAGAGGATCGGCGGTACTGGAAGGGTTCGCGTTCGCCCTGAAAGGTCCGTATCTGAGAATCTTGGAGATGGATGCGGACTTCTCCCACCGCCCCTCGGAAATCCCGACGCTCATAGAGGCTGCCGAACACGCAGACTGCGTGGTGGGCTCACGCTATCTTCCGGGAAGCGAAATCCATCACTGGGGATGGAAGCGCACGTTCTTCAGCGCGTTCGCCAACCGCTACGCACGCGTCGTGCTGGGCATTCCCCTCTCGGATTACACGAACGGGTTCCGCTGCTACCGCCGGGAGGCCGTGGAAGGGTTGGAGCCGGAGCGCATCGATGCCAAGGGATACGTGGTGCTCTCGGAAGTGGCGTACCAGCTCCATAGAAAGGGATTCCGTTTCGCCCAGGTTCCCACCGTGTTCGTGAACCGCCGCCGCGGCATTTCCAATCTTTCTTTCCGGGAAATTCGCGAAGCGTTCCTCTCCGTCCTGCGCATCCGGTTCAGGGGCGCGCAGCATTGACCTTTCCGTTCCGTATGCGACGTCTCGTCCTCCTCTTCCGTTCTCCCGCGTTCCATCTCCTCCTCCTCACGGCGGCGGTGGGGATCGTCCTGCTGCGCACCCACATCCATCCGCAAGACGACCATTTCCATTACCAACGTTTCATAGAGACCCTGGCGCAAGGGCGCTTGGATCTTTCCATCCCCGGCTTCCAGGGCGCCTCATTCCTTGCCCTGCCCTTGTACCTCGCCACCCGCTCCCCCCTGGCGAACATCCACTTCCAGATGCTGTGCGCCCTCCTCCTTCCCGCGGCGGGGTATGCGGCGGCGCTCTCGTTGCTTCGTGATCGCTTCCAGGCCGTGCTCTTTGCGTATGCCATCGTCCTCTCGCCCTTCCTCTTCTTCATTGCCTTCCGGGGTTTCACCTTTCCTTCCTTCACGTTCCTTGTCCTCCTCACGTTATGGCTGCGCGGCCGGGGATCCCGCTTCGCCTTTCTTCCCTGGAGCTTCTCGCTTATCACCAAACCGTTTTCGGTGGCGCTGTTCCCGCTCTTCCTCCTCTGGAAACCCGGCGGGGAACAATCCCTGTGGCGGCGGGGGTGGGTGCAGCTGCTCCTGGCCCTTCCTCTGCCCGTCCTGTATGTGGCGATCCAGTACTTCCAGGTAGGCCATATCATCGTGGGTTCCCACTCCAATATTGACCAGACGAATGTGTTCCTGTGGTGGCGCGTGCCGCTTAATGCTGCGCATGGTCTCCAGATGCTCTTCTCGGTACATAACTACTACTTTCCCGATCCCGCCCATACCGGCCACGGGAACCTGATGCATTCCTCGCCGCTCCTCATGGTGTTCGGCGTCCTTTCCTTCATCATCCCTGGCGGCACATGGAAGGACGTGCGGCTCGCACGGGTGCTGGCACTCTGTTTTGTACTTGCCTTCGGATTGGCCGCGTCGCTGGATCACATGGATCATTTTTATATGGAAACGTCCGTGCTGCTCCTTGCCCTCGCGTCGATCCCGTTCCTGGCACGCCGCCTCCTTCTCCTCCCCGTCGTGCTCGCCCTATTCCACTTTCCCTTCTTCTATCTCTACTTGTGGGGGAAAGGATTTTATTTCACGGACTTCTCGCCCTTCCTCATCCCGATCACCGTCGATGTGCTGGCACTCCTTTCCTGGGCGGTTCTCGTCATGCCCCGGTCCCGGCGCGCTTGGGGAACCGCGCTGCGCGAGGTCTTGTGGGTACCCCGGGACGCCGCGTGAGCGCCGCGCACTCTCCAGGTATACTTCCCGCCATGCCCCTCCCCTCCCTCCGGGAGCGCCTCCTTCCCTGGCTGCTCCCCGTTACTCTCACCGTAGCCGTCTTCTTCTCCTTCCTCTTCACCGTGCCGCGTCCGCACCAGGAGTTCTACTCCATGCAGGCGTTCATCGAATCGCTTGCGCGCGGCAGGCTGGACTTCAGCATCCTGGGTTTCCACGGCGCCGATTTCCTCGCCGTTCCCTGGTACCTGCTCACCCGCTCGCCTTTTACGGCCATCGAAGTGCAGATCTTCACAGCGCTCTTCCTGCCCCTCGCGGCGTTCGCCGCAGGCCGCGCGATCTACAAGCAGACCTGGCACGGTCTCATGCTCGCCGCGATCATCTCCCTCATGCCGTTCGTCACCTACGCGGGGCTGCGGGGCTGGACGGAACCGACCCACATGTTGCTCCTTCTCCTCACCATCACCTTCGCCGCGCGCGGCAAGCTGACCGCAGCCGGGCTCATGTGGGGCTTGGCGCTCCTCACCAAGCCGTTCGCTCTGGGGCTCGTCCCGCTCCTCTTCCACTACCGTTCCAAGGAGGGCGGTTTCCTGGTGCGTAACCGCGCGTTCCTCGTCGCAGGGGAAATGGTGGTGATGTACCTTCTCCTCCAGTTCCTGCAGGCGCGGTATCTTCTCATGGGGATGGCGCCCGGGACAATCTCCACCGTGCTCACCGAAGGGCTGATGCGCATGCCCGCCAATGGGATGCACGCCCTGCAGATCCTCTTCTCCGTCCACAACTACTACTTCCCCGACCCCGCCCTCACGGGCGCCGGGAACCTGATGCACACAACGCCCCTCCTCGTTTTTCTGGGCCTCTTCGGCCTCCTGGCGCAGCGCCAGTATTACGCCACCCCCGCGCTCGGCCATGCCCTCCTGTGGGGCATCCTCATCGCCATCGGGCTCAACGTGCCCCTGGACCACATGGACCACATCTACATGGAGGCGGGCATCCTCCTCTTCGTCATTGCCGCCCTGCCCGTTCTGCGGAGCTTCCCACTGTGGATCCCCCTCGTCCTCGCCACGCTGCACTTCCAATGGTTCTACTTTTACCTGCAGTACCGCACCGTTTACGCTCTGCAGCCGGGCTTCTTCCTGGTTCCCGCCCTCGTGGACGGCATCGCCATCGGCTGGGGAGTGTGGGCTTTCTGGCGTTCCTTCAAGCATCGCCCCGCCGCCCTGCCCGCCTCCACTCCCGCGCCTTCCCCGTTGGCAGCCGTCTGAACAATCCCTAGAGTGTGCGGGATGCCACGTGTCGCCGTCATCGCCGGCGCAGGTCCCGCGGGATTGACCGCGGCCTACGAGCTCCTCGCGCGCACGGACATCGTGCCCGTCGTGTGCGAGCAGACCGGACAAATCGGGGGCATTGCGCAGACCTTCAACTACAAGGGCAACCGCATCGACATCGGGGGGCACCGCTTCTTCAGCAAGAACGACCGGGTGATGCGGTGGTGGTTCACGATCCTGCCTTTGCAGGGAAAGCCCGCGGCGGACACGGCGGAGAAAGGCCATCAGATCGATTACGCCCCGGGGGGGCCCGACCCCGAAACCGAGGACAAGGTCATGCTCCAGCGTCCGCGCCTCTCCCGCATTTTCTTCCGGCGGAACTTCTTCCCCTATCCCATCTCCATCACGCTCTCGGTGGCATGGAGGCTCGGTCTCCTCAATACCGTCCTCATCACGCTCAGTTACCTATGGGTGCAGCTCTTCCCCCGCAAGGATGAGCGCTTCCTCGACGCCTTCTACACCAACCGCTTCGGCAAACGTCTCTACGAAACGTTCTTCGAGGCGTACACGGAGAAGGTGTGGGGTGTTCCGTGCAGCCAGATACGGTCGGACTGGGGGGCGCAGCGCGTCAAAGGCCTCTCCCTGCGGCGCGCCGTGTTCCATGCCATCAAGGACCTCTTCTCCAGTGACTTCGCCAAGGCGCAGAAGGAGCGCGAGACCAGCCTCATCACGCGCTTCTACTACCCCAAGTTCGGCCCCGGCCAAATGTGGGAGACGGTGGCGGATTCGGTGAAGGAACGGGGGGGCGAGGTCCGCATGAAGACGCGGGTGACGGGTGTGCGGCTGGAGGGCGGCAGGGTGGCGGGCGTTACGCTCGAGCACGTGGAAACGGGCGCGACGGAGGATGTAGCCTGCGACTTCCTCTTCTCCACCATGCCCATCAAGCAACTCATCGGCATGATCCATCCCCAGGCGCCGGCTACCGTCACGGAGGTGGCGGAAGGGCTGCAGTACCGCGACTTCCTCACGGTCGGCCTCCTCCTCAACAAGCTCGCCGTGCGCGAGGGGAGGAAGACGGTGCGGGAGAGGGTCCCCGACAACTGGATCTACATCCAGGAGGGCGATGTGCGCGTTGGACGCGTGCAGGTGTTCAACAACTGGAGCCCGTACTTGGTCGCGGACCGCAAGAACCACGTGTGGATCGGGCTGGAGTACTTCGTCAACGAGGGGGGCGACCTGTGGGTGAAGCCGGACCGGGACATGATCGATTTGGGGATCGCGGAACTGGAGAAGATCGGTTTCGTGAAGAAGGAAGACGTTGTGGATGCGTGCGTGCTGCGCGTCCCCAAGGCGTACCCGGCGTACTTCGGCAGCTATGACCAGCTCGGCACCGTGCGCGCGTTCACGGACGCCATCCCCAACCTGTTCCTTGTCGGCCGCAACGGCATGCACCGCTACAACAATCAGGACCATTCCATGCTCACGGCGATGATCGCCGTGGACAACATCGTCGCCGGCCGGTCAGACAAGGCGAACGTGTGGGATGTGAATGCGGAGGAGGAGTACCACGAAGAGAAGAAGTGATTTCGAAGTGGTTCGTATACCGTAGTACGTATTTCGTATTACGTATACCAAAGAATAGACTCAGTCATACGTCATACGTGATACGAAATACTTTGTATAGACAATGTCTATACACCGTCTATACACCGTGCTCCTCGTACCACCGCACCGTCTTCACGATTCCTTCCTCGAACGGCACTTTGGGGTCGTATCCCAAGGCGGCCTTCGCGCGGGAGACATCCGCCACGTAGCGGACCACTTCCCCGGTGCGGGACGCCCCCACTTCCAACGCCGATGAGCTCCCGAGGAGCTCCTTGATCCGTTCCGCGAGATGCACGAGCGTGGTCCCTTCGCCGTGGGCGATGTTGTAGGTGCCGTTCTTCGCCGTGTCGAAGCGGTCGAGGGCCCGCACGATGCCGTCGATGGTGTCGTCGATGTACGTGAAGTCCAGGCACTTGTCCTTCCCGAACACCGTGAGGGGCTCGTTGGCGCGGGCACGACGGATGAAGAGGGGGACGACGCGCACGGAATCGTCGTACATGCCGTAGACGTTGGAGAAGCGGAAGATCACATGGTCGATCCCATAGCAGCGCGTGTATGCCTGGACGAGCGCCTCCCCTCCCACCTTGCTCGCGGTGTAGGGGCTCTCGCAGTGCTCCACGCGCACCAGGTCCTCCGTGTAGCGTTCCGCGCGGATGTTCCCGTACCCCTCGCGGGAGGAAGCGAAGAGGAACCTCTTGATGCCCCTTTTGCGGGCGAGCTCCAGCGCGTTGAAGAGCGTCACGAAATTATCCCGCGCGCGGTCCGGGTGCTCCACCAGCTCGTATACGCGGGCGTTGGCGGCCAGGTGGACCACGGCGTCAATATCCTCCGGCAAACGGATCTCTTCCACGGCGGCCTCATCCCTCAAATCCACGTGCTGGGTCACGGCCTCCACGTCCTCCTGCCACTTGTTCGCCACCCAGTCCACGCCGATCACGTTGTCCCCCCGCTTGAGCAGTACTTCGCACAACCGCGTGCCGATGGTGCCGGATGAGCCTGTTACGAGTATGTTCATGTAGGGAGATTGTGCCCGCAATCGTAGACCGGAGTAAATGGAAAATGGGAAATGCAAAATGCAAAATGTGCGGCATATTACCGTGCATTGTGCATTTTCAATTTTGCATTTCCTACCCTCACTAACAATTACCTCCATTTCCCGTTACACTATCACCTCGATGCTCTCCCTCATTCTTCCCACCTACAACGAGGCGGAGAATATTCCGCGCGTCGTGCCGGAATTGCAGGGGATCCTGAAAGATATCCCGCATGAGATCATCATCGTGGATGACGATTCGCCGGACGGCACCTGGCGGGTGGCGGAGGAATTGGCCGCGGGGAACGACCGCGTGCGCGTGATCCGCCGCGTGGGGAGGCGGGGGCTTTCCTCGGCCGTCATCGAGGGTTTTTTGGCGGCGAAGGGAGAGGTGTTGGGAGTGACCGATGCGGATGGTCAGCACGATTACACGCTGCTTCCCTCGCTCTGCCGGGCGGTGGAAGGGAAGGGAGGGCTGGCCATCGGCTCGCGGTACGTGGAGGGGGGGAGCGTGGGCAAGTGGGATGAGCGGCGGCAGTGGATGAGCAGGCTGGCGACGGACATGGCCAAGAGGCTCTGCCGCGTCCGCGTGACGGACCCCATGAGCGGCTTCTTCGCGGTGTCGCGGGAGATCGCGCTGCGCGTGGCGCCGCGGCTCCATCCGCACGGCTTCAAGATCCTCTTCGACATCCTCGTCCGCATTCCGCGCTCCACACCCGTCACGGAGCTGCCATACACGTTCCGCACGCGCACACACGGGGAGAGTAAGATGTCGTTGCGCGTGCAACTGCAGTTCCTCCTCACCGTCCTTGAGGCCGTCCCCGCGCGGCTCTTCCCATGAAACGCAGGAACCACCTTCTTCCGGCACTCCTCTTCCTCACCCTCCTCCTCGGCCTGGCCATGCCGTTTGCGCGGCGCGCATGGGCGATCGCGCCGCTCTACCTGGATGCCACGCTCCGCCACCGCACGGAGCTGGCGCTCACGCAGCTCACCTCGCGGCAGGGCTGGCTCCTCTCCGACTTGCAGATCAAAGAGGTGGCGCCTTCCCACGTGCGGCTCGTGTACCGCGAACACCGGCGCAATCCCCGGTCGTCCGCGTGCCTCATCCTCTCCCTCTCCACCTTCGAAACGCGGCCATGCGAAAAGTGATGTTCGCCATCGTGCTCCAGGGGTACGCCTTCCTCCTCGCGGGAATGCAGGCGCTGGGCGGCGTACGCACGGACGAGGCGAAGTACCTGCTCAACATCCCCTATCCCCATCCCCCGCTCGCCCGGTACCTCCTCTCCCTCACGTCCTCCTTCCCGTTCCAGGAGGCGCTGTGGCGCATCGTCTTCGCCACGCTTCTCGTGCAGGCGGCGTGGCTCGTGTTGCGCATGGCGCGCGGGATGTCCAACGAGCAGCGCGTGGCGGCGATGGGTGCGTGGCTCCTCTCCGCCGCCGTGCTCCTGCAGGCGGGCACCATCATGATGGCGCCGCTCACGGCGCTCCAGGGGTTCCTCCTCCTCGTCCTCCTCTCGGACGCGCGCCGCGCTCCCCAACGCTGGACCGCCTGGCACGCGTTCGGCGCGGCGCTCCTGTGGCTCGCTTCCCTCTTCACCTCGTACCTGGCGCTGCTCTACATTCCCATAGCAGCCCTCCTGTTCCGTATGGGGAAGCTGCCGCTCTGGGCGCGCGTTCTCTTCCTGCTTGGCCCCGTGGTCCTCGTGGTGCTCTACACCGCTTCCGACCCCCTCCTTGCGGCGAGTTGGCTGCGCGCGGGGAGCAAGAACGCCGGTCTCCCGTTGCTCACGTGGGCGACGAGCCTCTTCCAAACATGGAGCGTGGGGGGCAGCATCATCCTGGGGCTCACGGGCATGGGAGGCCTGCTCCTCAAGAAGGATTGGGGTGTGCTCCTGAGCATGGCGCTCGTGGCGGCCTTCATCTTCATCTCATTCCGCCTGTACTACGCCATCCTCTTCACCCCGCTCTTCCTCTACGGCACCCTCACCTTCTTCCGCAAGGCATGGAAGAGGCCGCTCGCCATCCTTGTCCCCGTCACGCTCATCACGCTCTTGTGCGCCTTGCTCTTCCCCCCGCAGCTCACCCCTTCTCCCGCCCGCTCCGTGCTCACGGCCATCGCCGCGCGCGGGAAAGACGGCATGGTCCTCGTTGCGGGGCCCTTTGGCCACGAGTGGCAGTACGAAGCCGCCTTCACGCTTCGCCGTTACCACCAGTCGCTCCTGGAAGGGGCGCAGGCGGCGGTGTGTCTGGAGGCGTGCGAGGATATCGAGCGGGTGCCCGGATGGTCCCGCGCGGCGGACGCTCCGGTGGAAGTGTGGCTGAAGGAGTAGGAGGCGGTGCCTCTCCCGCGGAGAGGACTTGCCGGAGCATGTCCATGGTCGTGGTGATGGTGGAAGGTGTGGAGGCGGGGAGTTTTCCGTTCACCGATTCCTGGCACGCCCTTACATTCCGGCGGAGCATCTTCGTGTGCCGGCTCTTGGGGAAGTAGTGGAAGACGGCATCGAGGGCGAACAGCACCTTGGCGACGAGCGCACGGTGTTGTTCCCGCAACATATCGTGGATTTTCCTCTCGCTCCTCTCTTCGTGGAGATCGGCGACGTGGGCCATGTTGTGCAACAGCGCCTTCTTCTGCGTATCGTCGAACAGCTCCGGAGCGATGGCGTGCCGCATGCATTTGCGGAGCAAGCGGCGGTACAGCGTCTGATCCCGATGGATGCCATCGAAAAGATCCGCGGCTTGCGATGCAAGTTCTTCCCTCTCCGCCGCCGCCAAAAGAGCCGCGCGCTTGTTCTGCACGCGGACTGTATAGCACGTCACGAACGTCCCGCGCGAATGTTTTATCCCTTCCTGGGGGCTTCTCGTGACACGGTTGATGCTACTTGACACAAATACTCAGTAATTGTACAGTCTATAAAGTGGTTCGTTGATCCTTCCATTACTGCGGAGAGAATGCCATGGCTACACTATTACACAGGCATTGGATTGTGCGGTCGTACAATGGAGAGGGCATGCAAGAGCAGAGCCTCTCAAACCCTGCTAGTGAACACCTCGCAATATCGGAAGGTGTCATAGCGGTAGAGATCTGGGAGCTTGTTTCCCTGCTGACCGGCACCAGCCAGTGTGCTGAGCCGGAAGCACGTCGGCTCCTCGTCCGGTATGTGTTTGGTGGGGAAGTGAAGTCTTACAGGGAACTGCATGCTCTGGGACTCAACGACTTTCCCTTCAATCGATTCATGTATTCTTCCGAGGAGCCTCATCTCGGAACGCCGAAGGGGTGGCTGCCCCTCTCTCCAGGGGACGTGGTGGTACCGTGCTATCAAGGAGATGTGCCACCAGTCAGACTGAAGGCATGCGGAAGCTTGTAGCGATACCACTTGGCGCGACATGGTGAAAACCGTGTCGCGCCGCCTTCGTATTATCGGCATGGGTGAACTTCCGATGAATGTGTGAGGATCAGATCTTGTTATATTCGCGGTACCAGCTCACGAACCGCGGCACGCCATCCTTGATCTGCGTCTTGGGGTCAAAGCCCAGCATCCTCTTCGCTTTCGCGATGTCCGCCTCCGTGCGTACCACGTCGCCCGGCTGCATGGGGAGGAATTCCTTCTTCCCTTCCTTGCCGCAGGCCTTCTCGATCGCGGCCACGTAGTCCATCAGCTCCTCCGTGCGGCCGCAACCCAGGTTGAACACCTCCTCCGGATAGTTCTTGTCTATGGAGGCCACGATCCCCGCCACGATGTCGTCCACGTAGGTGAAGTCGCGCTGCATCTTCCCCCGTCCGTAGATGGGGAGGGTGCGGTCGTGGAGGATGGCGTCCGTAAAGAGGAAGAGCGCCATGTCCGGCCTGCCCCACGGTCCGTAGACGGTGAAGAACCGCAGCCCCGTGACGGCGGTGCCGTAGAGGGAGTGGTAGACGTGCGCCATGAGCTCGTTGTCCTTCTTGTTCATCCCGTAGAGGGAGAGCTGATTGTCCGTACGATCCTCTTCCGCGAGCGGCATCTTGGTGTTGCCCCCGTACACGGAGCTGGAGGAGGCGTAGATGAGGCCGGGGATCTTCTGCAGCCGCACCTCCTCGATCACATTGAAGAAACCGCGGATGTTGGTGTCGACGTACTCATCCGGATGGTCGAAGGCGTAGCGTACGCCGGCGAGCGCGGCCAGATGGCACACGCGGTCGCATCCTTTCATTGCCTCTCTCAATTTCTCGCGTTCCAAAATGTCCGCTCGCACCATGGTGAATCCCTTCTTTCCCGCGAGTTGCGCGGCGCGCGCTTCCTTCAGCTTGGGGTCGTAGTAGGGATTGAAGTTGTCGTAGCCCACCACTTCGTCGCCGCGCGCGAGGAGCACTTGTGCGGCGTGGAAGCCGATGAAGCCGGCGGCTCCGGTGAGGAGAATCTTCATACAACAGAGATTGTGCCTGTGAGAGGAGTATTTTGGAATGCAAAATTGGAAATGTAAAATGCAAAATTCAAGGAGTACTGTCAGCCGCATGGCTCATTTTGCATTTCAAATTTTTCATTTCTCATTTCCAATCCCAATCCCCCAGTACTTCAACCCCGCCTCCGCCACTTCCTTCGGCTCGTACACGTTCCGTCCGTCGAAGACGTCCGCTCCCCGCATGGCTTTCTTCACCTCCTTCAGGTCCTGCCCGCGGAACAGGTCCCATTCGGTGAGAATGACCAGGGCGTCCGCGCCCGCCACGGCTTCCATGGGTGAAGAGGCGTAGCGGATCTCCGTGGGGAAGGACTTCTTGGTGTTTTCCGCGGCTGCCGGGTCGTACGCCGTGACGGTATGGCCGGCTTTGAGGAGGAGAGGGATGAAATCCAGGCTCGGCGCCTCCCGCATGTCGTCCGTCCGCGGTTTGAAACTCAATCCCCACAGCGCCACGGCTGCCTGCGGGGGAAGCGCCGCCAGCACCTTGTCGAAGAAGCGGAAGCGCTGGGCGGTGTTCACGCGGTCCGTCGCTTCCACGATGTCGAAGGAGACGCCGTATTCTTTGGCGGTCTGGAGCAGCGCCTTCACATCCTTGGGGAAGCAGCTCCCCCCGTAGCCGATGCCCGCGTGCAGGAACTTGGGGCCGATGCGGTTATCCAGCCCCATCCCCGCTGCGATGTCCCGGATGTTCGCGCCGGTCTTCTCCGTGAAGGCGGTGAGCATGTTGATGAAGCTGATCTTGGTGGCGAGGAAGGAATTGCTCGCGTACTTCACGATCTCCGCGCTCTCGCGGTTCATGAAGAGGAGAGGGCGCCCCACGCGCGTGAGCGGCCGGTAGAGCTCCTCCATCATTTCGCGCGCCCTCTGACAATCCACCTGCCCTGCCTGCCCTGAGCTTGTCGAATGGGAGCTTGTCGAAGGGTTGATCCCCACCACGATGCGGTCGGGCATGAGGGTGTCCGGTACGGCCAGCCCCTCGCGGAGGAATTCCGGATTGGAGACGACGGGGATGGAGAACGTCTTGCCGCGCTCCCGGAGGATGGCGGCGATCCTCTCCTCGCACTTCTCCCCCGTCCCCACGGGCACGGTGGACTTGTTC
This region includes:
- a CDS encoding UDP-glucose/GDP-mannose dehydrogenase family protein: MKIAVVGTGYVGLVSAACFAELGHSVVGVDIDEKKIAILQGGKSTIYEPELEELIQRGLASGLLSFTTDLMSVLPQVEIVFSAVATPPGEGYKADLRAVFTVAETVARNAEKDLIFVNKSTVPVGTGEKCEERIAAILRERGKTFSIPVVSNPEFLREGLAVPDTLMPDRIVVGINPSTSSHSTSSGQAGQVDCQRAREMMEELYRPLTRVGRPLLFMNRESAEIVKYASNSFLATKISFINMLTAFTEKTGANIRDIAAGMGLDNRIGPKFLHAGIGYGGSCFPKDVKALLQTAKEYGVSFDIVEATDRVNTAQRFRFFDKVLAALPPQAAVALWGLSFKPRTDDMREAPSLDFIPLLLKAGHTVTAYDPAAAENTKKSFPTEIRYASSPMEAVAGADALVILTEWDLFRGQDLKEVKKAMRGADVFDGRNVYEPKEVAEAGLKYWGIGIGNEK
- a CDS encoding NAD-dependent epimerase/dehydratase family protein encodes the protein MKILLTGAAGFIGFHAAQVLLARGDEVVGYDNFNPYYDPKLKEARAAQLAGKKGFTMVRADILEREKLREAMKGCDRVCHLAALAGVRYAFDHPDEYVDTNIRGFFNVIEEVRLQKIPGLIYASSSSVYGGNTKMPLAEEDRTDNQLSLYGMNKKDNELMAHVYHSLYGTAVTGLRFFTVYGPWGRPDMALFLFTDAILHDRTLPIYGRGKMQRDFTYVDDIVAGIVASIDKNYPEEVFNLGCGRTEELMDYVAAIEKACGKEGKKEFLPMQPGDVVRTEADIAKAKRMLGFDPKTQIKDGVPRFVSWYREYNKI